A single region of the Geobacillus subterraneus genome encodes:
- a CDS encoding restriction endonuclease subunit S, giving the protein MIKKEWKLESMGDLCDISSSKRIFMKEYVNEGIPFYRSKEIIKKHHDEPINETLYISTERYEEIKEKYGVPIEGDLLLTSVGTLGVPYLVKKEDKFYFKDGNLTWFKNFRSDVLSEYIYYWFQSDVGKREIDKITIGSTQKAITIDSLKKLSILLPPINVQRKICDILHSINYKITLNKRINSTLEEMAMTLYKHWFVENGDLERVSIEEFGSIIGGGTPKTTVAEYWDGNIPWISVKDLNSAVIIETEKKITEAGLNNSSTKLLPSFSTVLSARGTIGNISIIGKEMTMNQSCYAVKAKDELDCFVFLTLKSSINTLISQSHGSVFNTITKDTLKSLELPFNKDFAIKFEKKVKPMFLQILSNTLENKELQDIRDYLLPRLLSGEIDVSKAEKQVEEVL; this is encoded by the coding sequence TTGATAAAAAAAGAATGGAAATTAGAGTCTATGGGAGATCTTTGTGATATAAGTTCAAGTAAAAGGATATTTATGAAGGAATATGTAAATGAGGGTATTCCTTTCTACAGATCAAAAGAAATTATTAAGAAACATCATGATGAACCGATAAATGAAACTTTATATATATCTACAGAAAGATATGAAGAGATAAAGGAAAAGTATGGTGTACCAATTGAAGGAGATTTATTACTGACATCTGTGGGTACGTTAGGTGTACCCTATCTTGTGAAAAAGGAAGATAAATTTTATTTTAAAGACGGAAATTTAACATGGTTTAAAAACTTTCGTTCAGATGTTTTAAGTGAGTATATTTATTATTGGTTTCAATCTGATGTAGGAAAAAGAGAAATAGATAAAATTACAATAGGTTCAACGCAAAAAGCAATAACTATTGATTCATTAAAAAAATTATCAATATTGTTACCACCAATAAATGTACAGAGAAAAATCTGCGATATATTGCACTCCATTAACTATAAGATTACTTTAAATAAACGTATTAACAGTACATTAGAAGAAATGGCTATGACCTTATACAAACATTGGTTTGTTGAGAATGGGGATTTAGAGAGAGTTTCAATAGAGGAGTTTGGTAGTATTATTGGTGGAGGAACACCTAAAACAACAGTTGCAGAATATTGGGATGGTAATATTCCTTGGATTTCGGTAAAGGATTTGAATTCAGCTGTGATCATTGAAACAGAGAAAAAAATAACTGAAGCAGGGCTGAATAATAGTTCCACAAAATTATTACCATCATTCTCAACAGTTTTATCGGCAAGAGGTACAATCGGAAACATCAGTATTATAGGTAAAGAGATGACTATGAACCAATCGTGCTACGCAGTAAAGGCAAAAGATGAACTGGACTGTTTTGTATTTTTAACCTTAAAAAGTTCAATAAATACCTTGATTAGTCAGTCACATGGTTCTGTATTTAACACTATAACAAAAGATACATTAAAATCATTAGAGTTACCGTTTAATAAGGATTTTGCAATTAAATTTGAGAAGAAAGTAAAACCTATGTTTTTACAAATATTATCAAACACTTTAGAAAACAAAGAGTTACAAGACATTAGAGACTATCTCCTCCCTCGCCTTTTATCAGGTGAAATTGATGTATCTAAAGCAGAAAAACAAGTAGAAGAAGTACTTTAA
- a CDS encoding type I restriction-modification system subunit M — protein MTVKADIDFQKDLFEAANKMRGSVAPADYKHYVLPLIFLRYLSNKYEKRRKELEQIVKDPSSDWYTEDDEMRQVIITDPDQYKAENVFVVPEEASWSYIMKNAKQPNIKEILDNAMKRLEEENPELEGILPRIYQGSNLPPENVAGLIEIFSRDVFSANTDDSVDILGRTYEYFISSFAASEGNRGGEFFTPSSIVKLLVAMLEPKSGIVFDPACGSGGMFIQSEEYAPNKHALSFYGQENVVTTVRLGKMNILLHGINAEIRLGDSLLNDQFPDLKADYVIANPPFNQKDWGADRLSKNDPRLIGPVTNSNANYMWMQHFLYHLNDAGTAGFVMANGAMTTNVKEEKEVRQKLVDEGYIDCIVQLPEKLFFTTGIPCCLFFLSKNRDGKNGYRARKNEILFIDARKMGTLVSRKQKALSKEEIDKIAAVYRAYKYEGAEGYEDVVGFCKVATIEEVRANDYKLTPGIYVGTEVSDEDDIPFEEKMAELTQRLLEQFEESNRLQEKIKRDLEGLV, from the coding sequence ATGACTGTAAAAGCAGACATCGATTTTCAAAAGGATTTGTTTGAGGCGGCAAATAAAATGCGCGGGAGTGTGGCTCCTGCTGATTATAAACACTATGTTCTTCCGTTAATCTTTTTGCGCTACCTTTCTAACAAGTATGAAAAGCGCCGAAAAGAATTAGAGCAAATCGTAAAAGATCCAAGCAGCGATTGGTATACGGAAGATGATGAAATGCGGCAAGTCATTATCACCGATCCGGACCAATATAAGGCGGAAAACGTCTTTGTAGTGCCTGAAGAAGCAAGTTGGTCTTATATTATGAAAAACGCCAAGCAGCCAAATATCAAAGAGATTCTTGATAACGCGATGAAGCGTCTTGAAGAGGAAAACCCAGAACTGGAAGGGATATTGCCGCGAATTTACCAAGGTTCGAACTTACCACCTGAAAACGTAGCAGGATTAATCGAAATTTTTTCTCGTGATGTATTTAGCGCCAATACGGATGACAGTGTAGATATATTGGGCCGTACATATGAGTATTTTATTAGTTCTTTTGCCGCTTCCGAAGGCAACAGAGGCGGAGAATTCTTTACGCCATCCAGTATCGTTAAGTTGCTTGTTGCTATGCTGGAGCCGAAAAGCGGGATTGTGTTTGATCCTGCGTGCGGCAGCGGTGGGATGTTTATACAAAGTGAAGAATATGCTCCAAACAAACACGCTCTTTCGTTTTACGGGCAAGAAAATGTAGTAACGACCGTACGTCTTGGAAAAATGAACATTTTGTTGCATGGCATCAATGCAGAAATTCGCTTAGGAGACTCGCTATTAAACGATCAGTTCCCTGATTTAAAGGCCGATTACGTTATTGCCAATCCGCCATTTAACCAAAAAGATTGGGGAGCAGATCGTTTATCAAAGAATGACCCGCGCTTAATTGGGCCTGTTACAAACAGCAATGCGAACTATATGTGGATGCAACACTTTCTATACCATTTAAATGATGCAGGCACCGCAGGATTTGTCATGGCAAACGGAGCGATGACAACGAATGTCAAAGAGGAAAAGGAAGTTCGTCAAAAATTAGTGGACGAGGGATATATTGACTGCATTGTTCAATTGCCTGAAAAACTGTTCTTTACAACAGGCATTCCATGCTGCTTATTCTTTTTAAGCAAAAACCGTGACGGCAAAAACGGCTATCGGGCAAGAAAAAATGAAATTTTGTTTATCGATGCTCGTAAAATGGGAACCCTCGTTAGTCGTAAGCAAAAAGCGTTGTCTAAAGAGGAAATTGATAAAATCGCAGCCGTTTATCGTGCCTATAAATACGAAGGGGCAGAAGGATACGAAGACGTTGTTGGGTTCTGTAAAGTTGCAACAATTGAAGAAGTTCGGGCAAATGACTACAAATTAACACCGGGCATTTATGTTGGAACAGAAGTATCAGATGAGGATGATATACCATTTGAAGAAAAAATGGCTGAATTAACACAGCGTCTCTTGGAACAATTTGAAGAATCGAATCGCCTTCAAGAGAAGATTAAGAGAGACTTGGAGGGATTGGTTTGA